One genomic segment of Bacillota bacterium includes these proteins:
- a CDS encoding PIN domain-containing protein encodes MDTSTWVLALRKDGSPDAAAWLSTALEAEKVVMVPLVKVELLLGARDEAHYATLKEELDALPQLPTAERVYEEAANLAFNLRRKGRTLPLIDVFIAAFAIIHSCTLVHHDRHYELVREALPACSLETLVMPPFVE; translated from the coding sequence GTGGATACCTCCACATGGGTACTCGCCTTGCGGAAAGATGGCTCCCCCGATGCGGCTGCCTGGCTGAGCACGGCTCTCGAAGCCGAAAAGGTGGTCATGGTACCACTTGTCAAAGTCGAACTGCTGCTCGGAGCCAGAGACGAGGCGCATTATGCCACGTTGAAAGAAGAACTGGACGCCTTACCGCAACTGCCGACCGCCGAAAGAGTCTACGAAGAAGCGGCCAACCTGGCCTTCAATCTCCGGCGGAAAGGTCGCACACTTCCACTGATTGACGTTTTTATTGCTGCTTTTGCCATCATTCACTCCTGCACGCTGGTGCACCACGACCGGCACTACGAACTGGTCCGCGAGGCACTGCCCGCCTGTAGCCTGGAGACGTTAGTTATGCCGCCGTTTGTTGAGTGA
- a CDS encoding type II toxin-antitoxin system VapB family antitoxin, which produces MRTTVNIDQEVLKEAMRLAGSKRQGEVLNMALKEFVRRRRTARLRERLGKEELAITLRDIEAWRCER; this is translated from the coding sequence ATGCGAACCACCGTCAATATAGATCAGGAGGTTTTGAAAGAGGCGATGCGCCTTGCGGGGAGCAAAAGGCAGGGCGAAGTATTGAATATGGCGCTCAAAGAGTTCGTTCGTCGGCGCCGCACAGCACGCCTGCGGGAAAGGCTCGGCAAGGAAGAACTGGCGATTACGCTGAGGGATATCGAGGCCTGGCGTTGTGAACGGTGA
- a CDS encoding ABC transporter substrate-binding protein → MQRGRLFLGIFLAAALVAVSVFPAFAASRKIAVPEYFYGKRGFLELKSDTVRVPSPPRRVVVLWPYTAEILKALGAEKTVVAVCDNAKEKEWPSYVKKLPTVGKGYQPSVEKILALRPDLVVGYIKPGSHVRTQLERAGIPCLHIWGYHPPLLSKEVQTLGLVFDRRAAAQKLASYIDEWLNKVQERTKTLSSKQRPKVYWEWGETPWKSVGSGSTGDLYIKWAGGRNIAPEQGSSWPVVSPEWVAAQNPDVVIKCVSPPQSGWKGDAKALEKIRKDLMNRPALRNSNAVKKGRVYLIDSTVMYGPREVVGLCYVAKWLHPELFRDVNPEAVHKEMLKKFFDDDLKGVWVYP, encoded by the coding sequence TTGCAGCGGGGTCGGTTGTTTTTGGGAATTTTTCTGGCGGCAGCCCTGGTGGCGGTCTCTGTTTTTCCAGCTTTTGCTGCTTCAAGGAAGATTGCTGTTCCCGAGTACTTCTACGGAAAAAGAGGGTTTCTCGAGCTTAAAAGCGACACCGTCCGGGTTCCCTCACCGCCGCGGCGCGTGGTGGTCCTGTGGCCCTACACGGCGGAAATCTTGAAAGCACTGGGTGCCGAAAAGACGGTTGTTGCGGTATGCGATAATGCAAAAGAAAAAGAATGGCCCTCTTACGTAAAGAAGTTACCCACAGTCGGCAAGGGGTACCAGCCGAGCGTGGAAAAGATTCTTGCCTTGCGCCCGGATCTCGTAGTCGGTTATATCAAGCCGGGTTCCCATGTCAGAACACAGCTTGAGCGAGCCGGAATCCCGTGCCTCCATATCTGGGGATACCACCCGCCCCTCCTTTCCAAGGAGGTCCAAACACTTGGGTTGGTTTTTGACCGCCGCGCAGCGGCGCAGAAGCTGGCGAGCTACATAGACGAGTGGCTGAACAAGGTGCAGGAGAGAACGAAAACACTTTCATCGAAACAGAGGCCGAAGGTCTACTGGGAATGGGGGGAAACTCCGTGGAAGTCTGTGGGTTCCGGTTCGACGGGGGACCTTTACATCAAATGGGCAGGAGGAAGGAACATTGCTCCGGAGCAGGGAAGCTCCTGGCCTGTTGTTTCCCCCGAGTGGGTTGCGGCGCAGAACCCGGATGTTGTCATCAAGTGTGTGAGCCCTCCGCAAAGCGGCTGGAAAGGAGATGCGAAGGCTCTCGAAAAGATCCGCAAGGACCTTATGAACCGCCCGGCGCTGAGGAACAGCAATGCCGTGAAAAAGGGTCGCGTTTACCTCATTGACAGCACGGTGATGTACGGGCCCCGAGAAGTTGTAGGACTCTGCTACGTTGCCAAGTGGCTGCACCCGGAGCTCTTCCGCGATGTGAACCCTGAAGCGGTGCACAAGGAGATGCTCAAGAAGTTCTTTGACGATGACCTGAAAGGGGTTTGGGTTTATCCTTAA
- a CDS encoding copper amine oxidase N-terminal domain-containing protein, protein MNFWTFKVYKSGRLSPLLAGFLLVAFLVFSLGVPMKAEAATTNSALWCPNVVADGSAQQLGGLYISESNAMSIKAGDWVSITLPSFTELQKMTFNFTNSSSYFPQKANAAISANFFDNKYTVDSTDYSYGEEVSLVKGTDGSEVWLQALGRQSVTLKVYAVPSERPTTRTFRTYIHFDEVVIKPVAPEELESSDIKVTLDTPSTAGFTSGTVTIGKLLTGGGSTITAASPTSITEDGGAIADITLKEDTAGALVKHGTGDFPQRNTVKLVLSPGFTWDTVTLIPQGGFGAGSVDYAVSTETNGCSALYLKIITPSSGSSPGQILIKASVEATETFTTARDVKVTYGGTNPGVGGEKIAEVTVAKYLVSGLAVAAKSTLDAVAGRLNQQIGNITIAEGMPGDLAKGRLIRLTLPEGAKWNSVPDEMSLEAGNGKLKKHGDLQDEKRTVTYAVDVASTKRTTFCFKNGTVDLALNVPEELVVTVKGPGINSTVTVANVQAPVTLSAAGGSVRIGVQEQAVGALTIQENLVGALRARDAAGNRALLKLTLPSGVRFAKKPTVAVTAGDLEIDDAGIRLEDGDRVLVIPVKQSSATPVEKQSAAKEGSEGEGAAELVGSTLAVQDISLTVDRTLPEGDITLDVAGAALTETGSLFSETLNKLTCVLAKCLTTAPVAARSQVVFTIGSNKYLVGNEEREMDVAPYIKNDRTYGPVRYIAYALGLSDDNILWDAASQTVTFFWGDRTVQLQVGKPKIIVQGVEVSMDVAPEIVPPGRIMLPYRWVASALGGSVEWRADTREVIIN, encoded by the coding sequence ATGAATTTCTGGACTTTTAAGGTTTACAAGTCCGGCAGACTTTCGCCTTTGCTGGCGGGTTTCCTTTTAGTGGCATTTCTGGTTTTCTCCCTGGGCGTTCCCATGAAGGCCGAGGCTGCCACCACAAACTCTGCGCTCTGGTGCCCGAACGTGGTGGCAGACGGCTCTGCCCAGCAGCTCGGCGGGCTCTACATCAGCGAGAGCAACGCCATGTCCATAAAGGCAGGGGACTGGGTGAGCATTACTTTGCCTTCCTTTACAGAGCTTCAGAAAATGACCTTCAACTTCACAAACAGTAGCTCCTACTTCCCGCAGAAAGCAAATGCGGCTATTAGCGCAAATTTTTTTGATAACAAATACACTGTAGACTCAACTGATTACTCTTACGGAGAGGAAGTGAGTTTGGTTAAAGGTACGGACGGAAGCGAGGTATGGTTGCAGGCGCTGGGGAGGCAGAGCGTTACCCTGAAAGTATATGCCGTGCCTTCTGAGCGGCCTACAACGAGGACTTTCAGAACCTACATCCACTTCGACGAGGTGGTTATCAAGCCGGTGGCGCCAGAGGAGCTGGAGTCCTCGGACATTAAAGTTACGCTCGACACGCCTTCTACTGCTGGCTTCACTTCCGGCACGGTAACCATCGGGAAGCTCCTCACCGGGGGCGGGAGCACGATCACCGCGGCCTCCCCGACGAGCATCACCGAGGACGGCGGAGCAATTGCCGACATTACCTTGAAGGAGGATACGGCGGGGGCGCTGGTAAAGCACGGCACCGGTGATTTTCCGCAAAGAAACACGGTGAAGCTCGTCTTGAGTCCCGGTTTCACCTGGGATACGGTAACCCTCATCCCGCAGGGAGGCTTTGGAGCCGGTAGCGTGGATTACGCTGTTTCCACCGAGACGAACGGCTGCAGCGCCCTCTACCTCAAGATTATCACGCCAAGCAGCGGGAGTAGTCCGGGGCAGATCCTCATCAAGGCTTCTGTCGAAGCTACTGAAACCTTTACTACCGCCCGTGACGTGAAGGTCACCTACGGCGGCACGAACCCCGGCGTGGGCGGTGAAAAGATCGCCGAGGTGACGGTGGCCAAGTACCTCGTTTCCGGTCTGGCGGTGGCGGCCAAGAGCACCCTCGACGCCGTGGCGGGAAGGCTGAACCAGCAGATCGGGAACATCACCATCGCCGAGGGGATGCCGGGGGATCTGGCCAAGGGAAGGCTGATCAGGCTCACACTCCCCGAAGGGGCGAAGTGGAACAGCGTGCCTGACGAGATGAGCCTCGAGGCAGGTAACGGGAAGCTCAAGAAGCATGGAGATCTCCAGGACGAGAAGAGGACAGTAACTTACGCTGTTGATGTGGCTTCTACAAAACGCACCACCTTTTGCTTCAAGAACGGAACTGTTGACCTTGCCCTCAATGTTCCCGAGGAGCTGGTCGTAACCGTTAAGGGGCCCGGCATCAACAGCACCGTGACCGTGGCCAATGTCCAGGCGCCGGTGACGCTGTCTGCTGCGGGTGGCTCCGTCCGCATTGGGGTGCAGGAGCAGGCGGTCGGCGCGCTCACGATCCAGGAGAACCTGGTGGGGGCGCTCAGGGCCCGGGACGCCGCGGGAAACAGGGCCTTGCTGAAGCTCACCCTGCCCTCCGGGGTACGCTTTGCCAAGAAGCCTACGGTGGCGGTGACTGCGGGTGATCTGGAGATTGACGATGCCGGAATCAGGCTCGAAGACGGAGACCGCGTCCTGGTGATCCCGGTGAAGCAGTCCAGCGCCACACCCGTAGAGAAGCAGTCAGCGGCGAAGGAAGGCTCCGAGGGAGAGGGCGCCGCGGAGCTGGTCGGGAGCACCCTCGCCGTGCAGGACATCTCCCTCACCGTGGACCGCACTCTCCCCGAAGGGGACATCACCCTCGACGTGGCGGGAGCTGCCTTGACCGAGACCGGAAGCCTCTTCTCTGAGACGCTCAACAAGTTAACCTGCGTGCTGGCGAAGTGCCTCACAACCGCGCCGGTGGCCGCAAGAAGCCAGGTGGTCTTTACCATCGGGAGCAACAAGTACCTCGTTGGTAACGAGGAAAGGGAGATGGACGTGGCGCCCTACATCAAAAACGACCGCACCTACGGCCCGGTGCGCTACATTGCCTATGCCCTGGGCCTGAGCGACGATAATATCCTCTGGGACGCCGCCTCTCAGACAGTTACCTTTTTCTGGGGCGACCGTACGGTGCAATTGCAGGTAGGCAAGCCAAAGATTATTGTTCAAGGTGTGGAGGTTTCCATGGATGTCGCGCCAGAGATAGTACCTCCCGGGAGAATAATGCTGCCTTACAGGTGGGTTGCCTCCGCCTTAGGGGGCAGTGTGGAGTGGAGGGCTGATACGCGCGAGGTAATAATCAATTAA
- a CDS encoding iron ABC transporter permease, with translation MGVSVTTEKAVPARIADIAQIRELYSRYAARKVALLGSLVLILVGIGLFATATGAAGISVADVCRVIVGRVAPGLHVVPASDIAETVVMELRLPRILLAALTGLSLAGAGVVMQGILRNPLVCPYTLGLSSGAAFGAALAIILGTGILGPGFNVMGRYLIVTNAFVFGSLTMVLVYGVARLKGAVPETLLLAGVAFGYLFQAGVSALKYISEHEALKELVVWLMGGLWGAGWDTVSILFPVVLVCLGLLVRYAWDLNVLGAGEDVAMSLGVNVGRLRLVSLGLATLVSSSTIAFTGIIGFIGLIAPHICRILIGGDHRFLIPCACLTGGVLLLLADTLARIVLAPVEIPVGIVTSLLGAPFFIYLLLKRKRQWWS, from the coding sequence TTGGGCGTTTCTGTAACCACCGAAAAAGCCGTACCCGCTAGAATCGCTGACATTGCACAGATCAGGGAGCTGTACTCGCGCTATGCCGCCCGGAAAGTTGCCCTCTTGGGAAGCCTGGTTTTGATCCTGGTCGGCATCGGGTTGTTTGCTACCGCCACCGGGGCGGCAGGCATCAGTGTCGCAGATGTCTGCCGCGTCATCGTGGGCAGGGTGGCCCCCGGCCTGCACGTAGTTCCCGCGAGCGACATCGCAGAGACGGTGGTAATGGAGCTCAGGCTTCCCAGGATCCTTCTTGCTGCCCTTACAGGGCTCAGTTTGGCGGGGGCCGGGGTGGTAATGCAGGGCATCCTGCGCAACCCTCTCGTCTGCCCGTACACCCTGGGCCTCTCCAGCGGAGCAGCCTTCGGGGCGGCTCTGGCCATCATCCTCGGGACAGGAATCCTGGGGCCCGGCTTTAACGTTATGGGAAGGTATCTCATTGTAACCAATGCCTTCGTTTTCGGGTCCCTGACCATGGTCCTGGTGTACGGGGTGGCCCGGCTTAAAGGCGCGGTTCCGGAGACTTTACTGCTTGCAGGTGTGGCCTTCGGCTACCTTTTTCAGGCCGGAGTCTCCGCCCTCAAGTACATCTCGGAGCACGAAGCCCTGAAAGAGTTGGTCGTCTGGCTGATGGGCGGCCTCTGGGGCGCAGGCTGGGACACGGTCTCAATTCTTTTTCCTGTTGTGCTGGTCTGCCTGGGCCTGCTCGTCCGTTACGCCTGGGACCTCAATGTGCTCGGTGCCGGGGAAGATGTCGCCATGAGCCTGGGTGTTAACGTGGGGCGGCTGAGGCTGGTGTCTCTTGGTCTGGCAACCCTCGTCTCCTCGAGCACCATTGCCTTTACCGGGATTATCGGGTTTATCGGGTTGATTGCCCCCCACATCTGCCGCATTCTTATCGGAGGCGATCACAGGTTTTTGATCCCCTGCGCTTGCCTCACGGGCGGGGTTCTCCTGTTGCTCGCCGATACTTTAGCCCGCATTGTGCTCGCCCCCGTGGAGATCCCGGTGGGGATCGTCACCTCACTGCTCGGCGCCCCCTTCTTTATCTACCTGCTCCTCAAGCGGAAGCGCCAGTGGTGGTCTTAA
- a CDS encoding stalk domain-containing protein — MVKAKNVITYCMALVFVFSLVLGQLALAPAAKAASIKILINGEQLDTDPAPFIEEGRVLVPLRALFEALGAAVDWDAAARTVTGSKGETTVRLVIGQKTARVNNKSVTLDVPAKISQGRTFVPLRFVGESLGAKVDWDAGNRTVIIATATTGSSASKRITVTDSLGRTVRVPYAPQRIIVTNSDTAEMICALEAANYLVGVSDTCLKDPLLKPKLKKAQDVGKWNAPNVEKIVALRPDIVFGYPGYTKDEVIVKLQKAGIPVVLLDCYKWETLAQDIRTLGKILGKEKEAAEYIAVIEKYQKLIEGRTRKLPLAKKPPTYVESYTDYSSVSAGSGGAQMLEAAGGKNIAGGFRIPYPKVSPEWVLAQNPQVIIKAVSSTSVPSGLGESAEAMKKKRAEIMSRPGWKKISAVQKGKVYIVSSDIWTGPRAVVGIAYMAKWIHPDLFQDLDPEAIHKEILQKFHGLELKGAWVYP; from the coding sequence GTGGTGAAAGCGAAAAACGTGATCACGTACTGCATGGCTCTTGTTTTCGTTTTCAGTCTGGTCCTGGGCCAGCTTGCCCTTGCCCCGGCAGCAAAGGCGGCGAGCATCAAGATTTTAATCAACGGAGAGCAGCTTGACACGGACCCGGCTCCATTTATCGAAGAAGGGCGGGTACTGGTTCCTTTGCGCGCCCTCTTTGAGGCCCTGGGCGCTGCTGTAGATTGGGATGCCGCGGCCCGCACCGTTACCGGAAGCAAGGGCGAAACAACAGTCCGGCTCGTGATCGGGCAAAAGACCGCCCGGGTCAACAACAAATCCGTAACCCTTGATGTCCCCGCAAAAATCTCGCAAGGAAGGACCTTCGTTCCCCTGCGCTTCGTGGGCGAGTCCCTGGGCGCAAAAGTGGACTGGGATGCCGGAAACCGCACCGTCATCATCGCCACCGCAACGACAGGTAGCTCGGCCTCAAAGCGGATCACCGTCACCGATTCCCTGGGGCGAACGGTACGCGTTCCCTACGCCCCGCAGCGTATCATTGTGACCAACAGCGATACTGCAGAAATGATCTGCGCTTTGGAGGCGGCAAATTATCTTGTTGGCGTCTCGGATACCTGTCTGAAAGACCCGCTATTGAAGCCGAAGCTGAAAAAGGCGCAGGATGTCGGGAAATGGAACGCGCCCAATGTGGAGAAAATTGTGGCCTTAAGGCCTGACATTGTTTTTGGGTATCCAGGATACACCAAAGACGAAGTGATCGTCAAGCTCCAAAAGGCGGGGATTCCGGTAGTTCTTCTCGACTGCTACAAGTGGGAGACTCTCGCCCAGGACATCCGTACCTTGGGCAAGATCCTCGGAAAGGAAAAGGAGGCGGCGGAGTATATCGCCGTAATTGAAAAGTATCAAAAGTTGATCGAAGGCCGGACTAGGAAGCTGCCGCTTGCTAAGAAACCTCCGACCTACGTGGAGAGCTATACCGATTACTCCAGCGTCAGTGCCGGCTCCGGTGGTGCTCAGATGCTGGAGGCTGCTGGAGGAAAGAATATTGCCGGCGGCTTTCGGATTCCCTACCCCAAGGTCAGCCCCGAGTGGGTTCTCGCCCAGAATCCGCAGGTGATCATCAAGGCCGTCAGCAGCACGAGCGTTCCTTCAGGTCTCGGTGAATCCGCGGAAGCGATGAAAAAGAAGCGCGCCGAGATTATGTCGCGGCCGGGCTGGAAGAAGATTTCGGCAGTGCAAAAGGGCAAGGTCTACATCGTCTCCAGCGACATCTGGACGGGCCCCAGGGCTGTGGTAGGGATCGCCTACATGGCCAAATGGATCCACCCCGACCTCTTCCAGGATCTGGACCCCGAAGCTATCCACAAAGAAATTCTTCAAAAGTTTCACGGTCTTGAACTAAAAGGCGCCTGGGTCTATCCGTAG
- a CDS encoding class I SAM-dependent methyltransferase, with protein sequence MIENWNRRAQCYAQRTGEQNTRERQKMVIAILEKEGALGPSFSVLDIGAGPGNYTIPFARLCGQVTAVEPAAEMVRILKDKVAAERLENVRIIQRTWQEVQVEEEGMAGQFDLVFASMTPGVQDPETLEKMIKASRGYCYLSAFAGRRWGQAHRDLWQRFFNEDMGGNPGDILYPFGLLYALGYRPNLRFVANRRVREHRVEEAIEELTRFFWNYMDITPEVRQVIEEYVRKHAQDGVFQQEMGGCWGMMLWRVNDVVAR encoded by the coding sequence ATGATAGAAAATTGGAACCGGCGTGCTCAGTGTTATGCACAAAGAACCGGTGAACAGAACACCCGGGAAAGGCAAAAAATGGTGATTGCTATACTGGAAAAGGAAGGCGCCCTAGGACCCAGCTTCAGCGTGCTGGATATTGGGGCGGGACCGGGGAATTACACCATTCCCTTTGCCCGTCTGTGCGGGCAGGTAACCGCCGTCGAGCCTGCCGCCGAGATGGTAAGAATTCTTAAGGACAAGGTGGCAGCCGAGCGGCTGGAAAATGTCAGAATCATTCAGCGAACCTGGCAGGAAGTTCAGGTGGAAGAAGAGGGGATGGCCGGTCAGTTTGATCTGGTATTTGCTTCGATGACGCCCGGGGTACAGGACCCGGAAACGCTGGAGAAGATGATTAAGGCCTCAAGAGGTTATTGTTATCTAAGCGCTTTTGCCGGCCGGCGTTGGGGGCAAGCGCACCGCGATCTCTGGCAACGGTTTTTTAACGAAGACATGGGAGGTAACCCGGGGGACATTTTGTATCCTTTCGGCTTGCTTTATGCCCTGGGTTACCGTCCCAATCTCCGCTTTGTTGCCAATCGCCGCGTGCGGGAACACAGAGTAGAGGAGGCGATTGAAGAACTGACCAGGTTTTTCTGGAATTATATGGACATAACCCCCGAGGTCAGGCAGGTAATAGAAGAATACGTTAGAAAACATGCCCAAGATGGCGTCTTTCAACAGGAGATGGGAGGCTGTTGGGGGATGATGCTGTGGCGCGTCAATGACGTGGTTGCCAGATGA
- a CDS encoding ABC transporter substrate-binding protein — MRRKNSLFILLLLLVFSLTVALFGCGKEQVSSKQKADLVKSEKKQQADTIRLGGGDWGYPTPFTHYPRGPGSRKMRLIFDTLVASDAEGKILPRLASVWQVSEDGLVYTFKLRPGVKWHDGQPLTAEDVVFSYEYQKQYPPVSAADLSAVRKVEAVDGQTVRIELGQPEPRFLTNLASFTIIPKHIWEKVTDPYNFVAPEAAVGSGPYRLADYSKEHGTYRFEVNQDFWGSKPRVKVIEFVPVSEEVLAFEKGEVDRITIPPDLLSRFENNPEYRVMRYETTWAYRLYFNMKRRPELADKAFRQALAYAINRQELVEKVERGAAVPGNPGVLHPSNKLYNSEVPQYPYYRQKAEDLLNGLGYKDTDGDGVREGSRGKKLSFQLLADEGSARLAELIKQQLALIGMEVNVKAVDMKTRDARFEEGDFELCINGSGDGENLEELTSKSKTKATSTTAKMLGYHNPEVDKLFSAQKKETDPGKRLALMAELQRIVAEELPKLTLYYKNSLTVHRPSVYDGWSQETYHSDSRENFVND, encoded by the coding sequence ATGCGGAGAAAAAACTCGTTATTTATCTTGCTCTTGCTTTTGGTTTTTTCTTTAACTGTTGCTCTGTTCGGTTGCGGAAAAGAACAGGTATCAAGTAAACAAAAAGCTGATTTGGTAAAAAGCGAGAAAAAACAGCAAGCAGACACCATCAGGTTAGGAGGAGGAGATTGGGGATACCCGACCCCTTTTACCCATTATCCCAGAGGTCCAGGTTCTCGCAAGATGCGCCTGATCTTCGATACCCTGGTGGCCAGCGATGCCGAGGGCAAGATCCTTCCCAGGCTGGCCTCCGTTTGGCAGGTCAGCGAGGATGGCCTGGTCTATACCTTTAAACTCCGGCCCGGAGTAAAGTGGCACGACGGCCAGCCGCTCACAGCCGAAGACGTGGTTTTCAGCTATGAATACCAGAAGCAGTACCCCCCAGTCAGTGCTGCTGATCTTTCTGCTGTAAGAAAAGTGGAAGCCGTGGACGGCCAGACGGTGAGGATAGAGCTTGGCCAACCGGAACCCCGTTTTTTGACCAACCTGGCGAGTTTTACCATTATCCCGAAGCACATCTGGGAAAAAGTCACCGATCCCTATAACTTCGTTGCCCCCGAGGCCGCGGTGGGATCGGGACCTTACAGGTTGGCTGATTACAGCAAGGAGCACGGCACGTATCGATTTGAGGTCAATCAAGACTTCTGGGGGAGCAAGCCGCGCGTTAAGGTGATCGAGTTCGTTCCGGTGAGCGAGGAGGTCCTGGCTTTCGAGAAGGGGGAAGTCGACCGGATCACAATTCCGCCCGACCTTTTATCCCGTTTCGAAAACAATCCGGAGTACCGGGTCATGCGCTATGAGACCACGTGGGCCTACCGGCTTTATTTTAATATGAAGCGGCGGCCGGAACTGGCTGACAAGGCTTTCCGCCAGGCCCTGGCCTATGCCATTAACCGCCAGGAGTTGGTGGAAAAGGTGGAGCGCGGTGCTGCGGTGCCGGGGAACCCGGGCGTGCTGCACCCCAGCAACAAGCTTTACAATTCCGAGGTGCCTCAATACCCTTATTACCGGCAGAAAGCGGAAGACCTCTTGAATGGCCTGGGCTATAAGGACACCGACGGCGACGGGGTACGGGAGGGAAGTCGCGGAAAGAAGTTGAGCTTCCAGTTGCTGGCCGATGAGGGAAGTGCCCGCCTGGCAGAACTGATCAAGCAGCAGCTGGCCCTGATAGGTATGGAGGTCAACGTGAAGGCCGTCGATATGAAGACGAGGGACGCCCGCTTTGAGGAGGGAGACTTTGAGCTCTGCATCAACGGCAGCGGCGACGGGGAAAATCTTGAGGAGCTGACGAGTAAAAGCAAGACTAAAGCGACATCAACCACCGCGAAAATGCTTGGATACCATAACCCGGAAGTTGATAAATTGTTCTCCGCTCAAAAGAAAGAGACCGACCCCGGAAAGCGGCTGGCTCTAATGGCCGAGTTGCAGCGGATCGTGGCTGAAGAGCTCCCCAAGCTTACTTTGTACTATAAAAACTCCTTGACGGTGCACCGGCCTTCGGTATACGACGGTTGGAGCCAGGAAACCTATCACAGCGACAGCCGGGAAAACTTTGTGAACGACTGA
- a CDS encoding ABC transporter permease, which produces MRRKRGSKLLEYGITLWLVITLNFLLPRIIPGDPFLVLSSTDPENEEVVLSEEQRQFFFRYYGLDRPIGEQYLSYIWELSRGNLGYSLYYKEPVSQIILRRLPWTAFMVIAAVVLSTGIGVILGSVSAWSRKKWLDRLLFLNMIFLSEIPAFLLGLMLLFAFAAGLGLFPLSGAMTHFIDYHGWWEKLLDVLHHAFLPVVALTITHLGGMYLLARNSIITVLEKDYLRTAWAKGLPNSRIIFRHALRNALLPVVTRVFLSLGSLVGGAILVENVFAYPGLGHLMRESVRFHDYPVIQGIFLVVTICVLTANFFADLVYKKLDPRVGAAE; this is translated from the coding sequence ATGCGGCGGAAGAGAGGCTCGAAGCTCCTGGAATACGGCATCACCCTCTGGCTTGTGATTACCTTGAACTTTCTTCTCCCCAGGATCATACCGGGCGATCCCTTCCTGGTGCTCTCCTCGACTGATCCGGAAAATGAGGAGGTCGTGCTGAGCGAAGAGCAGAGGCAGTTTTTCTTTCGCTACTACGGTCTGGACAGGCCCATTGGCGAACAGTATCTTTCTTATATCTGGGAGTTATCCCGCGGGAATTTAGGATACAGTTTATATTACAAGGAGCCGGTGAGCCAGATTATCCTGCGCCGGCTGCCATGGACGGCATTTATGGTAATTGCGGCAGTTGTATTGAGCACCGGCATCGGCGTTATTTTGGGCAGCGTATCTGCCTGGTCCCGGAAGAAATGGCTGGATAGACTCTTGTTTTTAAATATGATTTTTCTCTCGGAAATTCCGGCCTTTCTCCTGGGGCTTATGCTTCTTTTCGCATTCGCCGCGGGGCTGGGCCTGTTCCCATTATCAGGAGCGATGACTCACTTTATCGATTATCATGGCTGGTGGGAGAAGCTTTTGGATGTTTTGCACCATGCCTTTTTACCTGTAGTTGCTTTGACTATTACCCACCTGGGCGGTATGTATTTGCTTGCCAGAAACAGCATAATAACAGTATTGGAAAAGGATTACCTGCGTACTGCCTGGGCAAAAGGACTTCCCAACAGTCGGATCATTTTTCGTCATGCCCTGAGAAATGCCCTGCTTCCTGTAGTGACCCGCGTATTCTTAAGCCTTGGTTCTCTGGTAGGCGGCGCCATACTTGTGGAAAATGTTTTTGCTTATCCGGGGCTGGGACACTTAATGCGAGAATCGGTAAGGTTCCATGATTATCCAGTTATCCAGGGGATTTTTCTGGTAGTAACCATATGCGTTTTAACGGCGAATTTCTTTGCTGATTTAGTTTACAAAAAACTTGACCCGCGGGTCGGTGCTGCGGAGTAG